A DNA window from Canis lupus dingo isolate Sandy chromosome 2, ASM325472v2, whole genome shotgun sequence contains the following coding sequences:
- the LOC112659018 gene encoding S-phase kinase-associated protein 1-like: MPSIKLQSSDGEIFEVDIEIAKQSVTIKTMLEDLGMNDEGDDDPVPLSNVNAAILKKIIQWYTHHKDDSPPPEDDENKEKRADDIPVWDQEFLKVDQGTLVELILAANYLDIKGLLDVTCKTVANMIKGKTPEEIRKTFNIKNDFTEEEEAQVHKENQWCEEKLDVMPDTVTL, from the coding sequence ATGCCTTCAATTAAGTTGCAGAGTTCTGATGGAGAGATATTTGAAGTTGATATTGAAATTGCCAAACAGTCTGTGACTATCAAGACCATGTTGGAAGATTTGGGAATGAATGATGAAGGAGATGATGACCCAGTTCCTTTATCAAATGTTAATGCAGCAATATTAAAAAAGATCATTCAGTGGTACACCCACCACAAGGATGACTCCCCTCCTCCTGAGGATGATGAGAACAAAGAAAAGCGAGCAGATGATATTCCTGTTTGGGACCAAGAATTCCTGAAAGTTGACCAAGGAACACTTGTTGAGCTTATTCTGGCTGCGAACTACTTAGACATCAAAGGTTTGCTTGATGTTACATGCAAGACCGTTGCCAATATGATCAAGGGGAAAACTCCTGAGGAGATCCGTAAGACCTTCAATATCAAAAATGACTTTACTGAAGAAGAGGAAGCCCAGGTACACAAAGAGAACCAGTGGTGTGAAGAGAAGTTAGATGTTATGCCTGACACTGTAACACTGTAA
- the TRDMT1 gene encoding tRNA (cytosine(38)-C(5))-methyltransferase isoform X2: protein MILMSPPCQPFTRIGLQGDVTDPRTNSLLYILNILPRLQKLPKYVLLENVKGFEVSSTRDLLIQTLENCGFQYQEFLLSPTSFGIPNSRLRYFLIAKLQSEPLPFQAPGQVLMEFPKTESENPEKNTIDAENKIERKKIEPNICFDKGRQCSGKETILFKLETIQELDRKHHQDNDLSVQMLKDFLEDDVDMNQYFLPPKSLLRYALLLDIVKPTCRRSTCFTKGYGSYVEGTGSVLQTTEDVQIEDIYKSLTNLSQEEKITKLLMLKLRYFTPKEIANLLGFPSEFGFPEKITVKQRYRLLGNSLNVHVVAKLIKILYE, encoded by the exons ATGATTTTAATGAGCCCTCCCTGTCAACCATTCACCAg AATTGGCCTACAAGGTGATGTGACTGATCCAAGGACAAATAGCCtcttatatattctaaatattctcCCAAG attacAGAAACTACCAAAATATGTTCTTTTAGAAAATGTCAAAGGTTTTGAAGTATCTTCTACAAG agaccTATTAATACAAACGTTAGAAAATTGCGGTTTTCAGTACCAAGAATTTCTATTATCTCCAACCTCT TTTGGCATTCCAAATTCAAGGCTACGGTATTTCCTTATTGCAAAGCTTCAGTCAGAACCATTACCTTTTCAAGCCCCTGGTCAg GTGCTGATGGAGTTCCCCAAAACTGAATctgaaaatccagaaaaaaatacaatagatgcagaaaataaaattgaaagaaagaaaattgaaccAAATATTTGCTTTGATAAGGGCAGACAGTGTTCTGGAAAAGAGACCATTCTTTTTAAGCTCGAAACTATACAAGAACTTGACCGGAAACATCACCAAGACAATGATCTCTCTGTGCAAATGTTAAAAGATTTTCTTGAAGATGATGTTGAcatgaatcagtattttttacCACCAAAGTCATTGCTGCGATACGCTCTTTTGCTAGACATTGTTAAGCCCACTTGCCGAAGGTCCACATGCTTTACCAAAGG TTATGGAAGCTACGTAGAAGGGACAGGATCTGTGTTACAGACTACAGAGGATGTGCAG ATTGAGGATATCTACAAATCCCTTACCAATTTGTCTCAAgaggaaaagataacaaaattgtTAATGCTTAAACTTCGATATTTCACTCCTAAAGAAATAGCAAATCTCCTTGGATTTCCTTCAGAGTTCG gatttcctGAGAAGATAACAGTGAAGCAGCGTTATCGGCTACTTGGAAATAGTCTCAATGTGCATGTAGTAGCTAAACTAATCAAAATCCtctatgaataa